From Salvelinus namaycush isolate Seneca chromosome 27, SaNama_1.0, whole genome shotgun sequence, the proteins below share one genomic window:
- the LOC120022556 gene encoding N(G),N(G)-dimethylarginine dimethylaminohydrolase 2-like yields the protein MASALPYGCFTHAVVRGIPETFGKVDNEETTTDLAKAQRQFGVLTGALRQKVGLQLIEIPADPELPESWRIEDIAVIQGDTVLITRPFKQQRRREAEAVRRVMSELNLTVVELGAEEGGSVGATLEGSDVLFTGREFFVGISSHTNHKGAEVLADTFRDFTVSTVPVCEGTRLKNICSMGGPDTIIISNSDGAKKTLRMMEQLTDHHYEVLTVPDGAAANCVYVRGPSKVDYLLHPPTEECLDSVPAFQKLTDYTLLPTACSEASKLGGHLSSFCLLINRKPHF from the exons atggcGAGCGCGTTGCCGTATGGCTGCTTCACCCACGCCGTGGTGCGGGGCATCCCAGAGACCTTTGGGAAGGTCGATAATGAGGAAACCACGACGGACCTGGCTAAGGCACAGCGTCAGTTTGGGGTGCTGACGGGGGCGCTGAGACAGAAGGTGGGGCTGCAGCTCATAGAGATCCCTGCAGACCCGGAGCTACCAGAGAgttggaggatagaggatatagCTGTGATACAGGGAGACACGGTACTCATCACCAGGCCATTCAAACAGCAGAGACGCAGagag gcTGAAGCAGTGAGAAGGGTGATGTCGGAGCTGAACCTGACAGTGGTGGAGTTGGGGGCAGAGGAGGGAGGCTCCGTGGGGGCCACGCTGGAGGGCAGCGACGTGCTCTTCACTGGCAGGGAGTTCTTTGTGGGCATCTCCTCCCACACCAACCACAAAGGAGCTGAGGTGCTGGCTGACACTTTCAGA GACTTTACTGTGTCCACGGTGCCAGTGTGTGAGGGAACTCGTCTAAAGAACATATGCTCTATGGGTGGTCCTGATACTATCATCATCAGCAACAGTGATGGGGCCAAGAAGACCCTCCGG ATGATGGAGCAGCTGACTGATCACCACTACGAAGTGCTCACGGTCCCGGATGGCGCAGCAGCTAACTGTGTCTATGTCAGGGGCCCCTCCAAAGTGGACTACCTGCTTCACCCGCCCACTGAGGAGTGCCTTGACAGTGTCCCT GCTTTCCAGAAGCTGACAGACTACACCCTCCTCCCTACAGCGTGCAGCGAGGCCTCCAAGCTCGGCGGCCATCTATCTTCATTCTGCCTACTTATCAATAGGAAGCCACACTTCTGA